The nucleotide sequence CTGCTGGACATAGATCGGGCCACCGGAGATTTTGTCCTGGTCCCAGATCCGCTCGATGCCGTATTTGATGTCCTTTGACGTGATCGGGGAGCCGTCCTCCCAGGTGATCCCCTTGCGCAGGGTGTAGGTGTACGTCCTGCCGCCGTCGGTCACCTCGGCCTTTGTCTCCGCGAGGTCCGGAACGAGTTCGGTGCCGTCCTTACCGGGCTTGGGAGCGTAGGTGACCAGTTGGCGAGCGTAGAAGCGGGAGAAGTTCCAGATGAAGCCGTAATAGCTGCGCTGAGGGTCCCATGAATCCGCGTCGTCCTTGCTGATGAACTTCAGCGTCCCGCCCGGCTTGGTCGAGGCGTTGACGACGCCCCCCTTGGCCGCGGCGTTGTTCCCGGAGGTGGGGCCCGGCTTCGGGGTGCTGGACGACTTCGAGGTGCTGTGCCCGGAGTCGTCCTCGGAGGAGCCCTTCATCCACGACATCGCCAGAGGTATGCCCGCGGCCACCAGGGCCACGAAGAGCGCTCCCGCCAGCCCGTAGGTGACGGCGCGGCGGCGGCCCGGAGAGGCGCCACCGGGGGCGGGGAGCGGGGCGGGCGACGGCAGGGCCATCGGCGACCAGGTGGGCATCGGCGGCACCCCGGGCAGCGGCACGGGCGCGGGGGCCGAGGCGGCCGGTTCGTGGTCCGCGGGCGCCGGTCCCGGCTCGTACGGCGGCGTGGGCGTGCCCATGAACGTGGGCGGTGGCATCGGCTCGTGGTCGTACGGCGGGGGCGGCGGGCCGAAGCCGGCCGGTGCCCAGGCGGCGTTGCGGGCCAGGGCGAGCCCGCCCGCCGTATTGCGGTCGCGCTTCTGGGGCAGTGGCCGCCCCTTGGCCCGCAGCGCCGCGTACACCTGCGCGTAGACCGCGTCCAGGTCCAGCAACTCCGGTCCGCCCGGCACCCCTTCGCGCAGCAGCCGCAGCAGCTCACCGGTGAAGGCCGTATGGTGCTCGCCGGGCGGCGCGAGCGCGAAGCTGGTGTCGGGGACGGAGGCCAGCAGATAGGTGCCCTCGATCTCCACCTGGTCGATCACCGCCTCGGCGCTCGCCGCGCTCATGAAGCCGAGCACGCGTCCGCTGAAGCAGCAGTCGAGCAGCATCACCTGACGCCCGGCCCGCCCGTCCAGCACGACGTCGCGCAGCGTGCCGTACGGCAGCCCGGTGTAGGAGCGGTGCTGTATCGACCCGGTCAGCCCCAGGAAGAGCTCGCCGCGGCGCGGTTCCACGAGACCGTGTCCGGCGAAGTACACCAGCAGGGTGTCCGTGGCCTCCTCAGCGGCGGTCCGGACGGCCTCGAGGACCTCGACCGCGGTGGCGGGGTCCTCGATGACCGTGCAGTGCTCGGGTGCCAGCCCCCAGGAACCCGGCGCGCACAGGGCCGCGGCCAGCGCGCTCAGGTTGTTGGCCACCGCCGGGATCGGCTCCAAGTGGGCATAGCGGCTGCTGCCGATGAGCACCGCGCGGGTGGCGGCCGGGTTGGGCAGAACGGCCACGGCTACCGCCCTCCTCCGTCGCCCTGACGGTCCCGGTCCCGTTCCGGTTCGGGCGCGGCCGGGCGCTCCAGCGCGTCGATCAGACGCCGCAGCTCCTCGTCGTCGGCGCCGTCGAGGTCGACCGTAAGGTCACCACGGCGCACGGTGATCCGCTGGGCGTGCGGACGTGTCTGCCGCCAGGTGGACAGCGCCAGCGCGAAGGAGGCCGCGCTCCAGGCGTTCTCGGTGACCAGCTGCAGCACATCGGTGAGCACGCCCATCTGGCCCGGCGACGGCTCGGCCTGGACCAGCTCCACATGGGCGCCGCGGCGCGCGGCCGGATCCCGTCTCAGCCAGTCGAGGAGCGATCGCAGCTCCGCCTCCCCACCGTTCACCGCTACGTCGATCCGCACCAAGCCCCCCTTGTGACGACGGTCTCCCCGATTCTGTCCTACCCAGGGGCGTCCGCGCAGGACCAACGAAGAGCAAGGTCAACGGAGTTCGGGCGCAAGCCGCCCACTCATGGCTGCCGCGTCGCTGGTGCGGCCAGCGCCCGGCGCCACTGCTCGGTGACCGACTGCCGCAGGCGTTCCGTGTCGACGGCGGGTGGATCGAGAAGCCGTTGCAGCCCGATTCCTCGGAGCTGTCCGACGATCGCTACCGCGACCTCCTCGGGCGCGAGGTCGTGGCGGATGGTGCCTTCGGCGATTCCGGCCGCCACATCGTCGCGGAGATCGGCCCTGAACGACTCGTCCCGCTCGCGGAAGATCGGTGCCAGTTCGGGCATGGCGGGCGCCTCCGCCCACAGCATCAGGAACGCGCGATTGGCGGCGCCCACCTGGCCGAGCTGGCCGATGTAGCCGTTGATCAGCCGCAGGAGGCGGTCCAGTCCTGGGGGCAGATCGGCGAGGCCCGGCACGAACCCGGCTTGTGTGCTGCGGGCCAGGAGCTCGAGGAGAGCCTGCTTCGAACCGAAGTGGTGGGTGACGATTCCGCGGCTGTACCCGGCTCGCTCACCCACCCGCGCCAGCGTCAGCGAGCGCACTCCCTGCTCGATGACCAGCTCGGCGGCGGCCGCCAGCAATGCGGCTTCGGCCTGGTCGCGACGCTGCTTCTGGGTGCGACGGGGGGTCGTCATGACGAGAGTCCTCACTAACTTGCGTGTTGTCCAACAAGTTTATACGGTGCCACTCATCCTGACTGGAGGTTTCGATGATCGACATGGATGAGCGTGCCCTCGATGTCTTCCTGGCCGAAGACCCCGGCGGCCCCGTGGTGATGCTGAACCTGCTGCGGTACCGCCCGGACGGCGGTCGCGAGAGCTACCAGCGCTATGCGGAGGCGCTGGGCCCGGAGATCAACGCGCGGTACGGATTGCGGGTGGAGTACCTGGGGGACGGTGGTCGCGCCTTGATCGCCGAAGACGGGCAGGCGTGGGACGCGGTGCTCCTGGTGCGCTATCCCAGCCGCCAGGCGTTCGCTGACATGATCCGTGACCCTGACTATCAGGCGGCGTCCCATTTCCGTAGCGAGGCGCTGGTGGAATCGGTCCTGCAGCCGACCGTCCCGCTCCAGGGGAGCGTGGTCTGATGCCCGCCGTCTTCGTACACGGCAATCCCGAGACGGCGGCCGTCTGGGATCCCCTGCTCGCCGAACTGAAGGCCGCCGGCGCCGCTCCGGCCGACCTCATCTGTCTGTCCCCGCCCGGGTTCGGCGCGCCGCTGCCGCCCGGGTTCGGGGCGACCGTCGGGGAGTATCGCGACTGGCTGATCGGTGAGTTGACACGCTTCGCCGAGCCCGTGGACCTGGTGGGCCACGACTGGGGCGGCGGACACGTCCTCAACGCGGTGATGAACCGCCCGGACCTGGTGCGGAGCTGGGCCAGCGACACGATCGCGGCCTTCGAACCCGACTACGTCTGGCATGAGCTCGCCCAGCGATGGCAGACACCGGGAATCGGAGAGGCCGATGTGGCCGCACGCTTCGGCGCCCCCGTCGAGCAGCGGATCGCCACGCTCATCGAGCGGGGGATGGGCGAGGCGGCGGCCGAGCGCGTCGCCCAGGGGCAGAACGAGGCGATGGGCCGGGCCGTGATCGCCCTCTACACCTCCGCCATGCCACCGGTGATGGCCGAACTCGGCCGGGACCTGGAAAACGCCGCGCGGCGGCCGGGGCTCGTGTTCCTCGCCACCGAGGACCACGCGGCCGGAACCACCGAACAGCGCTGCCGCGCCGCCCGCCGCGCCGGTGCCCGGGTGGAGGTCCTCGATGGGCTGGGCCACTGGTGGATGACACACGACCCCGCCCGCGGCGCGGAGGCGCTCACCCGTTTCTGGGCGTCGCTGGACCACGGGTAGTCGCACACACGTGGATGCCGCCGGTGACTCAGCTCTCTCCCGGCAGCCGGGCCGGCGCCGCCTGGAGTCGGCGTGCATCAGGGGACGAGACGCCTCGTCCTGGGAGATGCATGGTGACGGGTGGCGCGGCAAGGGGGTGGTACGGGCTTCGTCGGCCGCCACCGGCCGGCCCGCGTGAATCAGCCCCGTCCGTGCGACTTCCCGCGCGGACGGGGCTGATTCATGACTGCGTCACGGAGATGCCGGACGCCTCACGCCGGGCCAGTGGCTGTCGCCTCGGGCTCGGCGACTGGCCTACGGGCTCGGGCTTCTCGGGGCTAGCACGTGTGCATGGTCCGCAACGCCGCGCTCCTCTGGTCGGCGCATTCGTCCCACTGATCGTCGTGGTCGCTGTGTTCGTCGTAGTCGTCGTCGTAGTAGTCGTCGTGTTCGCTGTGTTCGCTGTGTTTGTCGTGTCCGCTGTGGTCGTCGCACTCGTCGTTGCCGCCGTGGCCGCCGCCGTTGCCGCCCGGAGCGCCGGGAGGTCCGGGGGGCCCGGGAGGTCCGGGAGGCCCGGCGGGTCCTGCGGGTCCGGCAGCACCGGTGGGTCCGGCAGCGCCGGTGGGTCCAGGTTGGCCTGCGGGTCCCGCGGGTCCGGCAGCACCGGGTTGGCCATTGGGTCCGGCAGCGCCAGGTTGTCCGGCGGGGCCGGGCGCGCCGGGCGCGCCAGGTGCTCCGTCTGCGCCAGGCGCTCCGGGTGCCCCAGGTGCCCCAGGTGCTCCGTCTGCGCCGGGTGCCCCGGGTGCTCCGTCTGCGCCGGGTGCCCCGGGTGCGCCAGGCGTGCCGGGTGCCCCGGGTGCGCCAGGTGCGCCAGGTGCCCCCGGTGCCCCGGGTGCTCCAGGTGCCCCCGGTGTGCCGGGAGGTCCAGGCGGCCCAGGGGGGCCAACGGTGCAGGCGGCCCTCGAAATGAAGTTGGTGTCGAGCGTGACCGCGCCATTACGCGCCAGAGCCCGGCCATTGATGACCGCACCGGTCTGTACCGTGATGGACGTCAGCGCCAAGATGTTGCCCT is from Streptomyces hygroscopicus and encodes:
- a CDS encoding ABC transporter substrate-binding protein — translated: MAVLPNPAATRAVLIGSSRYAHLEPIPAVANNLSALAAALCAPGSWGLAPEHCTVIEDPATAVEVLEAVRTAAEEATDTLLVYFAGHGLVEPRRGELFLGLTGSIQHRSYTGLPYGTLRDVVLDGRAGRQVMLLDCCFSGRVLGFMSAASAEAVIDQVEIEGTYLLASVPDTSFALAPPGEHHTAFTGELLRLLREGVPGGPELLDLDAVYAQVYAALRAKGRPLPQKRDRNTAGGLALARNAAWAPAGFGPPPPPYDHEPMPPPTFMGTPTPPYEPGPAPADHEPAASAPAPVPLPGVPPMPTWSPMALPSPAPLPAPGGASPGRRRAVTYGLAGALFVALVAAGIPLAMSWMKGSSEDDSGHSTSKSSSTPKPGPTSGNNAAAKGGVVNASTKPGGTLKFISKDDADSWDPQRSYYGFIWNFSRFYARQLVTYAPKPGKDGTELVPDLAETKAEVTDGGRTYTYTLRKGITWEDGSPITSKDIKYGIERIWDQDKISGGPIYVQQALDPGHAYKGPYKDTSEDKLGLKAIETPNTRTIVFKLPKANGDFERMLATPSASPVKKSKDTKDKYQERPFSSGPYKFGPYRPGTSLELIRNAKWKRSSDPIRTALPEQITVNIRGDEQTNAKALFSGAYDLDLQSNGLTGPALTQATSSSDLSPRLDSPPNGILLFAALPRSVKPLDNVHCRKAVLYAADRENVRTAAGGPQTGDIAPHMLPPAIGGSDSSYDPYGTVKSKGKPDTDKAKAELKACGEPKGFSTTIAVRNNRSTDAAVAMSLQASLRKVGITTEIDQVDGNHFSETIGAPEVVKKKGYGIVVYRWGADFPTGQNFLQPLTDSRFIESTGNLNVAELDDPTVDDLFDTAIAEQDPAKAGSDYAQINRRISDSAAYLPLLFQKSVIWRGSRLTNVYTSDSWQGGYDYVSLGVSK
- a CDS encoding TetR family transcriptional regulator — encoded protein: MTTPRRTQKQRRDQAEAALLAAAAELVIEQGVRSLTLARVGERAGYSRGIVTHHFGSKQALLELLARSTQAGFVPGLADLPPGLDRLLRLINGYIGQLGQVGAANRAFLMLWAEAPAMPELAPIFRERDESFRADLRDDVAAGIAEGTIRHDLAPEEVAVAIVGQLRGIGLQRLLDPPAVDTERLRQSVTEQWRRALAAPATRQP
- a CDS encoding alpha/beta hydrolase, with translation MPAVFVHGNPETAAVWDPLLAELKAAGAAPADLICLSPPGFGAPLPPGFGATVGEYRDWLIGELTRFAEPVDLVGHDWGGGHVLNAVMNRPDLVRSWASDTIAAFEPDYVWHELAQRWQTPGIGEADVAARFGAPVEQRIATLIERGMGEAAAERVAQGQNEAMGRAVIALYTSAMPPVMAELGRDLENAARRPGLVFLATEDHAAGTTEQRCRAARRAGARVEVLDGLGHWWMTHDPARGAEALTRFWASLDHG